The DNA sequence AGAATGGTGCCCCCCCGCGCCACGTCCTCCCCCTGGTCCTCTGGGTCGGAAAACCCCAGGGGCCCGAGTCCCTTTAGGTAGGCCCGCCTCatcagcagttctgtgggctcCAGGGGCCCTCCGGCGTCGTGGCCCTCCTGCTTGGCCGCCTCGCGCTCCTCCGCCTCCCTCTTGCAGTAGGAGTATCTGTGGTTCATGTGCTGCGAGTACGAGCCCGAGTGGGAGAAGCGCTTGCCGCACTTGTCGCACTGGTAGGGCTTCTCGCCCGAGTGCAGACGCGAGTGCTCGATGAGGTGGTGCTTGTGCTTGAACGCCTTCTTACAGATCTGACACTGGTGGGGGCGCTTTCCTGTAgacacacgagagagagagagagagagagagagagagagagagaggggtgggggggttaccATGATGACCAAGCATGAGCAAGTCAACACAGCAAATGACAGGATGATCCCATCTTACTCTGTGGGTGAAGATATCAATGCATGACAGATCAAGCCAAAAAGTTCAGTTTGACACTGTAGAGTCatgcaaacaaaacaccacaaaaACAATTATTTCAACCAATAGCAAAATAGTAAACGCTATTTTTGGCCTTTTGTTCTAATTTACACAAACCCTCCTTTATCTAGCTGAGGCAAACAAATTCGACAAATTGGTTTCACTGCAAACTTTGTGACGGCTTCTAAAATCCAGGGTTTATTTCTGATTTTATACCATAAGCAGAATAAGAAGGCAAGGGGGGAAGCCATGAGCTCTGAGAGCTATTCTGAGGTCGTCTGTGACCGCGCTGAATGCAGCCAAGCAGATCCGGTGATTATCACACCCTGCTGCACAAGGTGAAATAGAGGGGTCAGCATCCTTGAGCCCAGCGTGCTTTTCGTGACATCATGTCTCCGGATTTTAAAAAATGCTTAGATCAGGCAAATCCCATGTGAGGAAGACGCAGGAGGAAGAAACATCTCACCTCCCCTGCACTGTATTCATTAACCAGGCTCTGCAGCAGGATCTACTATGACTTGTGAGCACATGGGAATACAGTATGGCAGTGTCTTATCAATGGATAAGCATTTAGTCATTTAGTAACTTCAGCTCTGACACATTTgctatatggacacacacatcccacgCACACATGTTGTCATCTTTGAACGTGTGAACGGTAGAAGGGTATTCTTGGCCAAGGGTAGCACTGGAATGCCTGTGACACCTTCCATAGCTGCCATACATGAGATGACCTGCCAtatcaccccctcccccaccccctagcccccccccccccccccccccccgataccCCACCTTCTCTCATCAAGTTCAAAAATAAACGAGACAGCAGATTCCTTGTCCTGCGTTCCTGAGGAGGAATGCGAATGAGGTATGATGCAAGCCCGTGAAAGAGAGGAGTCCCGGAGGAGGGGAGGTCACAGGGACGCATCAACATGCTACACATGCATTAGGCTCACAAGCACCTAGCTTACGTTGGCATGCTAGCACTCTGATACACTAATCACAGGATTACATTTCTATCATCGATTAATGTTCTGCattcatctatctatctatctatctatctatctatctattaaatatttgtttgtttatttatttatttttaaagagcTAGCATATGCTACAATTAACTGTACCTTGGTGCATAAATACACCAGAGACTAAAATGAGTTCCCATGAATGTCCATGAATGTCCGCTGCTTAACACAGAACATTCAGTATTTTAAAAGGATTACGAAAGAGGCACTGGAACATGTATGTCTCCTTAAGCCTGTCGAAAGGAAGGAAACATTTTAGCAGTGGTCAAGGGTTTTCAATGGACAAATGAATCAATGGAaaataaggggggggggggggggggggggaaaggtggggttaaaaaaaagaagaaaggaaagaatgaaagaaagaagagaaacaCAACCTAGTAAAAGAGGGATAACTTGGGGATGAAGGTAAAAAAAGAATTGTCTAAATGTGATATACCTGTGTGTTCATATTTGTGTCTTAGGAGGGAACTGGTCTTCTGGAATGTTTTGTCGCACAAGTCACACGCGTACATACCACTTTCAGTCTTCTTAATCTTCTTCCGGGCGAGCAGCGACTCACTGTCAGTCAGGTCCTCCAGCCCTGACAGATATTCCCCTGTGCTGTCCAGCAGTTCCCCCTGAAATAAGGACAGATATTAGATCCAACACAATGAGAACATTCACCCTCTACCAGCGGACGCAGGAGGGGTAAGGGGTGGCTTGTCGTATGTTTGATCCAAAGTCAGGACAGAGCTTATCTCTACAACCTGTGTAAGAAGGTTAACTCCTTCCTGTTAACACTTTTGCCAGTTATCGTTAACAGATTAGCATTAGAAAACAGGCGACGAAGAAAAGACGAATCTATTATACAATACACTTGGCACATTTGGACAGGCACATTTTGGCATCCTGAATAAACGATCAAAAATAAAACTGTATTCATGGCGATTTTGCAGCACGATCTTCATTCAAAATGGTGCAAGATATGCAGATATAACTTacacgaggaagaggaggaggaggaggaagaggaggtgtgtTTTACCTGGAAGCCTGCCTTCCGCTGGTACTTTCGCCGTTGCTGCATCTCAGCAAAGGTTGCGGCTCCGGCCGCGTATGTGTAAGCCATGTGTGGAAGGAAGCCCATGGGGTCAAGGCCTGGGTAGGGCCTCAGTCCGGGGATGCTGGCCTGTGCTGGGGACATGAATGTGGGTGGGGGGAAAGCCCCGTGTGGTGGTAGTGAAGTATACATGGGACCCGCGGTGAAAGGGTTGATACCAAAGATGGGGCTGGAGCTCTTGTCCAGTTGACTTTCGTTGCCCATGCTGTTGGAACCATTGAACTCCTTCTTGATGTGGGCTAAGTCCAGAGGCTCCGTTCCATGTTCCCGTGTAGTGGGCTCGCCGTGCCGATCTACGTTGAGGCCGTTCGGCTTGGGCTTCCTGTCTGTCTTCGAGAGGTGTTTTGGCAAGGACAAGTCCAGAGGCTCTCCGTGGGCGTCCTCAGAAGCAAGGCTGTTGGGCGTGTAGGAGCTACTGTGAGAGTTTTTCGACGACATGCTGGAGAGATTCAAAGGCGAGGGGGTCTCGCCTCTCAAATGGTCCACTGAGTCAAGCGCCTTTTCATTGGTCGGTCTGATGCTTGTAAACTGGTGGTGTTTGGAGTGGCGGTGCCCAGCATCACCACTGGTGGCGCCCTGAAGCTCTGACGTGGAGTCACCGTACTGGCCAAAGGACGCAGGCGATCTGGCGTGAGCCGATTCCCTCACCAAGCCGTGGTTGCTTTCCCTGCTGCTCCGATCAAGGGGTGGAGATCTTTTCCTGGACATGCCATGGACAGACTGCACTTTCCACTGTGCAAACCACTCCTTCACAATCTCTTGAGGGAGCCCAACCGCAATGGAAATCTTCCTCAGTTCCTCTGGGCTGGGCTCAGTATTCATGGCAAAGTATGCTTTCAGTACCGACATGTGATCTTTAAAGGGATTCACTGGGCTAGTTGCATTCCTCTCTGGAAGAGAAGAGGAAACCATAACAGCCTGATGTTCAGTGCCAAACATTCCCCTGCGACTGGTTGGTACGGTTTCGTTGGGTTTCAGGACCGCCTTGATCTCTTCATTCATCTTGCAAAGGTAGCGCTCATGCTGGTGCAAGGGAATAGGGCCAGGGAAGGTTTCCTTGCAGTACTGGCATGTGAACGGGGCATCTCTGTCCTGGGTCTTCTCTTCAGATCTAGGATCCAGAAGATGACTTGACTTCTCCTTCCTAACTTCAACAGCCCGCCTCTTTGAATCTTCAGTTAGGCTCTGCAGACAGGCTTTTGCCTCGTTGACCTTCTCCAGCGTGTAGTCGATGATACTCTTGGTGGGGCTGTTGTGTCCAACCCCAGGGAAGCCTGGCTGGGAGGCCAGGGCCATCTTCTGCTCCTCCATCTGGGAGCCTAGCTCCTTCATGTAGTTCCTCAACTTGGAGATTTCCTCAGGTTTTCCATCCAACTTCTGTCGGCACACGGTGTTGTCCACAATCTGCAGAACCCGGTGAACCTCACTCAGGTTATTGCGCAAGCCCGGGTAGCCAAGCCCAGAGTCCAGTCCTATACCCAGGTGATGTTGCAGGAGGTTCTGAGATGAGCTGTGCAGTCCTCCATGACCAGAACCATTCAGAAAAACTCCGGATCCACCGAAATCTTGCTGCGATGGCATTAGGAGACGGTATTCGTTGAACTCCAGGGGCTCAGCCTTGATGTCTGGGTGGGTTGCAGGGTCCTGGAGGGTCCTACCATTCTCCAGTTTGTTGCGGAGCTGAGTCAGGGCAGGGCTGCCTGGGGACGATGCGGCAGAGTTCGGGGAGGAGCCCGCCTTGCTGCTGACACCGTGGCGTACCCGTCCATTCATGGCGATGAGGCCGATGCACTTTTTGCTACTAATGTGTGAGCTGTAGGACCCAGAATGGGAGAAGCGCTTCTTACAGTTGGAGCATTCATAGGGTTTCTCACCTGAAAAGTAAAGACACAATTAATGCAATTAATCACAAATACAAAATGTCTGTTTCATATTTACATTATATTCATTTAGAAAGCAAACGATTCTTCACACTTAGGCATGACATATGAGCCAAGCTTATAATGAGTACATAATTCCAGCATAATAATCCTATTAGCCTTTTAAATATTCATTAATTACTCCGACCAGCCTAATCACATTGCTGCATAACTAGTATGAAAGTTAGGCAATGGTCCTTGTGACATACGTTTCAGAATGAAAATCACCAGACAAGGTCGTCTGTTTTGGTGATTGAAATCATCAGCCGTCAAGCACTTATCTCAACACCTCACAAAATGGCGCCCGCTGACACATTTGGCTACGTACCGCTGTGGATGCGGAGGTGCTCCTTCAGGTGG is a window from the Brachyhypopomus gauderio isolate BG-103 unplaced genomic scaffold, BGAUD_0.2 sc112, whole genome shotgun sequence genome containing:
- the zeb2a gene encoding zinc finger E-box-binding homeobox 2a isoform X3, yielding MKLESTWLHALTGADTGERGSCMELGPCTLPSEPLLMKQEIMAEGPRCKRRKQANPRRKNVLSYESVLEVGSGSDEEDRLPGSEGEGSPVGVPSREASPRVAHALLSCRGGEEGENHDAAGLHIWHHADLNGAEERKDEYNPLSPDVSLHGVENGTVKGVDATSELESYFAKRKLEGSESNEASIAEYLQRGDTAIIYPEDPEEGTRLGTPEANGQDDNDNDLALRTPDDFAQLLTCPYCDRGYKRLTSLKEHIKYRHEKNEESFPCPLCGDAFAYRTQLERHMATHKPPRDQPQMLNEGAGNRKFKCTECGKAFKYKHHLKEHLRIHSGEKPYECSNCKKRFSHSGSYSSHISSKKCIGLIAMNGRVRHGVSSKAGSSPNSAASSPGSPALTQLRNKLENGRTLQDPATHPDIKAEPLEFNEYRLLMPSQQDFGGSGVFLNGSGHGGLHSSSQNLLQHHLGIGLDSGLGYPGLRNNLSEVHRVLQIVDNTVCRQKLDGKPEEISKLRNYMKELGSQMEEQKMALASQPGFPGVGHNSPTKSIIDYTLEKVNEAKACLQSLTEDSKRRAVEVRKEKSSHLLDPRSEEKTQDRDAPFTCQYCKETFPGPIPLHQHERYLCKMNEEIKAVLKPNETVPTSRRGMFGTEHQAVMVSSSLPERNATSPVNPFKDHMSVLKAYFAMNTEPSPEELRKISIAVGLPQEIVKEWFAQWKVQSVHGMSRKRSPPLDRSSRESNHGLVRESAHARSPASFGQYGDSTSELQGATSGDAGHRHSKHHQFTSIRPTNEKALDSVDHLRGETPSPLNLSSMSSKNSHSSSYTPNSLASEDAHGEPLDLSLPKHLSKTDRKPKPNGLNVDRHGEPTTREHGTEPLDLAHIKKEFNGSNSMGNESQLDKSSSPIFGINPFTAGPMYTSLPPHGAFPPPTFMSPAQASIPGLRPYPGLDPMGFLPHMAYTYAAGAATFAEMQQRRKYQRKAGFQGELLDSTGEYLSGLEDLTDSESLLARKKIKKTESGKRPHQCQICKKAFKHKHHLIEHSRLHSGEKPYQCDKCGKRFSHSGSYSQHMNHRYSYCKREAEEREAAKQEGHDAGGPLEPTELLMRRAYLKGLGPLGFSDPEDQGEDVARGGTILRDGTEGGTKDTQKAYPEVTGRREAGFGEEEEMEEERFESRSPEGTGKDEKENEVSGGTEDESSEERKLVCGMDGEGENEDVD
- the zeb2a gene encoding zinc finger E-box-binding homeobox 2a isoform X2 translates to MELGPCTLPSEPLLMKQEIMAEGPRCKRRKQANPRRKNVLSYESVLEVGSGSDEEDRLPGSEGEGSPVGVPSREASPRVAHALLSCRGGEEGENHDAAGLHIWHHADLNGAEERKDEYNPLSPDVSLHGVENGTVKGVDATSELESYFAKRKLEGSESNEASIAEYLQRGDTAIIYPEDPEEGTRLGTPEANGQDDNDNDLALRTPDDFAQLLTCPYCDRGYKRLTSLKEHIKYRHEKNEESFPCPLCGDAFAYRTQLERHMATHKPPRDQPQMLNEGAGNRKFKCTECGKAFKYKHHLKEHLRIHSGEKPYECSNCKKRFSHSGSYSSHISSKKCIGLIAMNGRVRHGVSSKAGSSPNSAASSPGSPALTQLRNKLENGRTLQDPATHPDIKAEPLEFNEYRLLMPSQQDFGGSGVFLNGSGHGGLHSSSQNLLQHHLGIGLDSGLGYPGLRNNLSEVHRVLQIVDNTVCRQKLDGKPEEISKLRNYMKELGSQMEEQKMALASQPGFPGVGHNSPTKSIIDYTLEKVNEAKACLQSLTEDSKRRAVEVRKEKSSHLLDPRSEEKTQDRDAPFTCQYCKETFPGPIPLHQHERYLCKMNEEIKAVLKPNETVPTSRRGMFGTEHQAVMVSSSLPERNATSPVNPFKDHMSVLKAYFAMNTEPSPEELRKISIAVGLPQEIVKEWFAQWKVQSVHGMSRKRSPPLDRSSRESNHGLVRESAHARSPASFGQYGDSTSELQGATSGDAGHRHSKHHQFTSIRPTNEKALDSVDHLRGETPSPLNLSSMSSKNSHSSSYTPNSLASEDAHGEPLDLSLPKHLSKTDRKPKPNGLNVDRHGEPTTREHGTEPLDLAHIKKEFNGSNSMGNESQLDKSSSPIFGINPFTAGPMYTSLPPHGAFPPPTFMSPAQASIPGLRPYPGLDPMGFLPHMAYTYAAGAATFAEMQQRRKYQRKAGFQGELLDSTGEYLSGLEDLTDSESLLARKKIKKTESGMYACDLCDKTFQKTSSLLRHKYEHTGKRPHQCQICKKAFKHKHHLIEHSRLHSGEKPYQCDKCGKRFSHSGSYSQHMNHRYSYCKREAEEREAAKQEGHDAGGPLEPTELLMRRAYLKGLGPLGFSDPEDQGEDVARGGTILRDGTEGGTKDTQKAYPEVTGRREAGFGEEEEMEEERFESRSPEGTGKDEKENEVSGGTEDESSEERKLVCGMDGEGENEDVD
- the zeb2a gene encoding zinc finger E-box-binding homeobox 2a isoform X1, coding for MKLESTWLHALTGADTGERGSCMELGPCTLPSEPLLMKQEIMAEGPRCKRRKQANPRRKNVLSYESVLEVGSGSDEEDRLPGSEGEGSPVGVPSREASPRVAHALLSCRGGEEGENHDAAGLHIWHHADLNGAEERKDEYNPLSPDVSLHGVENGTVKGVDATSELESYFAKRKLEGSESNEASIAEYLQRGDTAIIYPEDPEEGTRLGTPEANGQDDNDNDLALRTPDDFAQLLTCPYCDRGYKRLTSLKEHIKYRHEKNEESFPCPLCGDAFAYRTQLERHMATHKPPRDQPQMLNEGAGNRKFKCTECGKAFKYKHHLKEHLRIHSGEKPYECSNCKKRFSHSGSYSSHISSKKCIGLIAMNGRVRHGVSSKAGSSPNSAASSPGSPALTQLRNKLENGRTLQDPATHPDIKAEPLEFNEYRLLMPSQQDFGGSGVFLNGSGHGGLHSSSQNLLQHHLGIGLDSGLGYPGLRNNLSEVHRVLQIVDNTVCRQKLDGKPEEISKLRNYMKELGSQMEEQKMALASQPGFPGVGHNSPTKSIIDYTLEKVNEAKACLQSLTEDSKRRAVEVRKEKSSHLLDPRSEEKTQDRDAPFTCQYCKETFPGPIPLHQHERYLCKMNEEIKAVLKPNETVPTSRRGMFGTEHQAVMVSSSLPERNATSPVNPFKDHMSVLKAYFAMNTEPSPEELRKISIAVGLPQEIVKEWFAQWKVQSVHGMSRKRSPPLDRSSRESNHGLVRESAHARSPASFGQYGDSTSELQGATSGDAGHRHSKHHQFTSIRPTNEKALDSVDHLRGETPSPLNLSSMSSKNSHSSSYTPNSLASEDAHGEPLDLSLPKHLSKTDRKPKPNGLNVDRHGEPTTREHGTEPLDLAHIKKEFNGSNSMGNESQLDKSSSPIFGINPFTAGPMYTSLPPHGAFPPPTFMSPAQASIPGLRPYPGLDPMGFLPHMAYTYAAGAATFAEMQQRRKYQRKAGFQGELLDSTGEYLSGLEDLTDSESLLARKKIKKTESGMYACDLCDKTFQKTSSLLRHKYEHTGKRPHQCQICKKAFKHKHHLIEHSRLHSGEKPYQCDKCGKRFSHSGSYSQHMNHRYSYCKREAEEREAAKQEGHDAGGPLEPTELLMRRAYLKGLGPLGFSDPEDQGEDVARGGTILRDGTEGGTKDTQKAYPEVTGRREAGFGEEEEMEEERFESRSPEGTGKDEKENEVSGGTEDESSEERKLVCGMDGEGENEDVD
- the zeb2a gene encoding zinc finger E-box-binding homeobox 2a isoform X4; translation: MWRGHKRRRRTEVLRRGAGNPSDLLSYESVLEVGSGSDEEDRLPGSEGEGSPVGVPSREASPRVAHALLSCRGGEEGENHDAAGLHIWHHADLNGAEERKDEYNPLSPDVSLHGVENGTVKGVDATSELESYFAKRKLEGSESNEASIAEYLQRGDTAIIYPEDPEEGTRLGTPEANGQDDNDNDLALRTPDDFAQLLTCPYCDRGYKRLTSLKEHIKYRHEKNEESFPCPLCGDAFAYRTQLERHMATHKPPRDQPQMLNEGAGNRKFKCTECGKAFKYKHHLKEHLRIHSGEKPYECSNCKKRFSHSGSYSSHISSKKCIGLIAMNGRVRHGVSSKAGSSPNSAASSPGSPALTQLRNKLENGRTLQDPATHPDIKAEPLEFNEYRLLMPSQQDFGGSGVFLNGSGHGGLHSSSQNLLQHHLGIGLDSGLGYPGLRNNLSEVHRVLQIVDNTVCRQKLDGKPEEISKLRNYMKELGSQMEEQKMALASQPGFPGVGHNSPTKSIIDYTLEKVNEAKACLQSLTEDSKRRAVEVRKEKSSHLLDPRSEEKTQDRDAPFTCQYCKETFPGPIPLHQHERYLCKMNEEIKAVLKPNETVPTSRRGMFGTEHQAVMVSSSLPERNATSPVNPFKDHMSVLKAYFAMNTEPSPEELRKISIAVGLPQEIVKEWFAQWKVQSVHGMSRKRSPPLDRSSRESNHGLVRESAHARSPASFGQYGDSTSELQGATSGDAGHRHSKHHQFTSIRPTNEKALDSVDHLRGETPSPLNLSSMSSKNSHSSSYTPNSLASEDAHGEPLDLSLPKHLSKTDRKPKPNGLNVDRHGEPTTREHGTEPLDLAHIKKEFNGSNSMGNESQLDKSSSPIFGINPFTAGPMYTSLPPHGAFPPPTFMSPAQASIPGLRPYPGLDPMGFLPHMAYTYAAGAATFAEMQQRRKYQRKAGFQGELLDSTGEYLSGLEDLTDSESLLARKKIKKTESGMYACDLCDKTFQKTSSLLRHKYEHTGKRPHQCQICKKAFKHKHHLIEHSRLHSGEKPYQCDKCGKRFSHSGSYSQHMNHRYSYCKREAEEREAAKQEGHDAGGPLEPTELLMRRAYLKGLGPLGFSDPEDQGEDVARGGTILRDGTEGGTKDTQKAYPEVTGRREAGFGEEEEMEEERFESRSPEGTGKDEKENEVSGGTEDESSEERKLVCGMDGEGENEDVD